The following coding sequences are from one Procambarus clarkii isolate CNS0578487 chromosome 86, FALCON_Pclarkii_2.0, whole genome shotgun sequence window:
- the LOC138358778 gene encoding uncharacterized protein, giving the protein MPHTLVSLTLSLLPQPATLLPQPATFLPQPATLLPQPAALLQQPATLLQQPATLLQQPATLLQQPATLLQQPATLLQQPATLLPQPATLLPQPATLLQQPATFLQHLPPFYSSLPPFYCSPPPFYRSLPPFYRSLPPLLPQPATYAQRLQNQICCTKGVTASLPSYTARHPSLFFAPPSSHLPLIFPS; this is encoded by the coding sequence ATGCCTCACACCCTCGTCTCTCTGACACTCTCCCTTCTACCACAACCTGCCACCCTTCTACCACAGCCTGCCACCTTTCTACCGCAGCCTGCTACCCTTCTACCGCAGCCTGCTGCCCTTCTACAGCAGCCTGCCACCCTTCTACAGCAGCCTGCCACCCTTCTACAGCAGCCTGCCACCCTTCTACAGCAGCCTGCCACCCTTCTACAGCAGCCTGCCACCCTTCTACAGCAGCCTGCCACCCTTCTACCACAACCTGCCACCCTTCTACCACAACCTGCTACCCTTCTACAGCAGCCTGCCACCTTTCTACAGCACCTGCCACCCTTCTACAGCAGCCTGCCACCCTTCTATTGCAGCCCGCCACCCTTCTACCGCAGCCTGCCACCCTTCTACCGCAGCCTGCCACCCCTTCTACCGCAGCCTGCCACATATGCCCAGCGCCTTCAGAACCAAATATGCTGTACGAAAGGAGTTACCGCCTCTTTACCTTCTTATACTGCTCGACATCCATCTCTGTTCTTTGCACCTCCGAGCTCTCACCTCCCCCTCATATTCCCCTCGTAG